Proteins encoded in a region of the Malaciobacter mytili LMG 24559 genome:
- a CDS encoding bifunctional aconitate hydratase 2/2-methylisocitrate dehydratase yields the protein MSLIADYKAHTQERLNEGGLPPLALTAQQTAELVELLKADSVVEAEYLLDLFKNKINPGVDDAAYVKAAFLNDIVQGNVACSVISKTEAIEILGTMMGGYNVSPLVEALKIDEVAQAAAEQLKNTILVYNSFNDVKELMDAGNAKAKEVIESWANAEWFTNKPELEKEITLTVYKIPGETNTDDLSPATVAFTRSDIPLHATAMLQSRMEKPLETMASLKQKGHPLAYVGDVVGTGSSRKSGINSVQWHMGRDIPGVPNKRTGGVVIGSIIAPIFFNTAEDSGCLPIQANVDSLETGDVIVVKPYDGVIEKDGKLVSEFKLAPNTLTDEMRAGGRIPLIIGKGLTARAREALGLSASTMFIAPEQPADNGKGFTQAQKMVGRACGVEGIKPGMYVEPIATTVGSQDTTGPMTRDEIKELAALSFGADMVMQSFCHTAAYPKPADIKLRHTLPDFINSRGGVTLRPGDGVIHSWLNRLCLPDTVGTGGDSHTRFPIGISFPAGSGLIAFAGVTGMMPLTMPESVLVKFKGEMQPGITLRDLVNAIPYYAIKQGLLTVPKKNKKNIFAGKIIEIQGLPDLKVEQAFELSDASAERSAAACSVQLNKEPIIEYLSSNIALIEKMIEEGYEDAKTLQRRADKMRDWIKNPELLEPDADAEYSAVIEINLDEIKEPILACPNDPDDVATLSEILADDNRPKKIDEVFVGSCMTNIGLFRALGEVLKGEGVAPAKLWIAPPTKMDEAQLTEEGYYSIFAAAGARMEIPGCSLCMGNQAQVNEGSVVFSTSTRNFDNRLGKNSKVYLGSAEVAAVAALLGRLPTVEEYMEIVPNKITEQNKDGVYKYLNFHQVTAEQLTNLVHS from the coding sequence ATGAGTTTAATTGCTGATTACAAAGCGCATACGCAAGAAAGATTAAATGAAGGTGGATTACCTCCATTAGCTTTAACTGCTCAACAAACTGCTGAATTAGTTGAATTATTAAAAGCAGATTCAGTTGTAGAAGCTGAATATTTATTAGATTTATTTAAAAACAAAATCAACCCAGGTGTTGATGATGCTGCATATGTAAAAGCTGCATTTTTAAATGATATTGTACAAGGAAATGTTGCATGTTCTGTAATTTCAAAAACTGAAGCTATTGAAATTTTAGGAACAATGATGGGTGGATATAATGTTTCTCCACTTGTTGAAGCATTAAAAATTGATGAAGTAGCTCAAGCTGCAGCTGAACAATTAAAAAACACTATCCTAGTTTATAACTCATTTAATGATGTAAAAGAATTAATGGATGCTGGAAATGCAAAAGCAAAAGAAGTAATTGAGTCTTGGGCAAATGCTGAGTGGTTTACAAATAAACCAGAACTTGAAAAAGAGATTACTTTAACAGTTTATAAAATTCCTGGTGAAACAAATACAGATGATTTATCTCCTGCAACAGTTGCATTTACAAGATCTGATATTCCGTTACACGCAACAGCAATGTTACAATCAAGAATGGAAAAACCACTTGAAACTATGGCTTCTTTAAAACAAAAAGGTCATCCTTTAGCATATGTTGGAGATGTAGTAGGAACAGGAAGTTCTAGAAAATCAGGTATTAACTCTGTTCAATGGCATATGGGTAGAGATATTCCAGGTGTTCCAAATAAAAGAACAGGTGGTGTTGTAATTGGTTCTATTATTGCTCCAATTTTCTTTAATACAGCAGAAGATTCAGGATGTTTACCAATTCAAGCAAATGTTGATAGTTTAGAAACTGGAGATGTAATTGTTGTTAAACCTTATGATGGTGTTATTGAAAAAGATGGAAAACTTGTTTCTGAATTTAAACTTGCACCAAATACATTAACAGATGAGATGAGAGCAGGTGGAAGAATTCCTTTAATTATTGGAAAAGGATTAACTGCACGTGCAAGAGAAGCTTTAGGTTTAAGTGCTTCAACTATGTTTATTGCTCCTGAGCAACCAGCTGATAATGGAAAAGGATTTACTCAAGCACAAAAAATGGTTGGACGTGCTTGTGGAGTTGAAGGTATTAAACCAGGAATGTATGTTGAACCAATTGCAACTACTGTAGGTTCTCAAGATACAACTGGACCTATGACAAGAGATGAGATTAAAGAACTTGCAGCATTATCTTTTGGTGCAGATATGGTTATGCAATCTTTTTGTCATACAGCAGCTTACCCAAAACCAGCAGATATTAAATTAAGACATACTTTACCAGATTTTATTAATTCAAGAGGTGGGGTTACTTTAAGACCAGGTGATGGTGTTATTCACTCTTGGTTAAATAGATTATGTTTACCAGATACAGTAGGTACTGGTGGAGATTCTCATACAAGATTCCCAATTGGTATCTCTTTTCCAGCAGGTTCAGGATTAATTGCATTTGCAGGTGTTACAGGTATGATGCCTTTAACTATGCCAGAATCAGTATTAGTTAAATTTAAAGGTGAAATGCAACCAGGTATTACTTTAAGAGATTTAGTAAATGCTATTCCTTATTATGCAATTAAACAAGGATTATTAACAGTTCCTAAGAAAAATAAAAAGAATATCTTTGCAGGTAAAATTATTGAGATTCAAGGTTTACCAGATTTAAAAGTTGAGCAAGCATTCGAATTATCAGATGCTTCAGCAGAAAGAAGTGCTGCTGCTTGTTCTGTTCAATTAAATAAAGAACCAATTATTGAATACCTATCTTCAAATATTGCTTTAATTGAAAAAATGATTGAAGAAGGTTATGAAGATGCAAAAACTCTTCAAAGAAGAGCTGATAAAATGAGAGATTGGATTAAAAATCCAGAATTATTAGAGCCAGATGCAGATGCAGAATATTCAGCTGTAATTGAAATTAATTTAGATGAGATTAAAGAACCAATTTTAGCTTGTCCAAATGATCCAGATGATGTTGCAACTTTATCTGAAATTTTAGCTGATGATAATAGACCTAAGAAAATTGATGAAGTATTCGTAGGTTCTTGTATGACTAATATTGGATTATTTAGAGCTTTAGGAGAAGTATTAAAAGGTGAAGGTGTTGCACCTGCTAAATTATGGATTGCTCCTCCAACAAAAATGGATGAAGCACAATTAACTGAAGAGGGATACTATTCAATTTTTGCAGCAGCTGGTGCAAGAATGGAAATTCCTGGATGTTCATTATGTATGGGTAACCAAGCACAAGTAAATGAAGGTTCTGTAGTATTCTCTACTAGTACAAGAAACTTTGATAATAGACTTGGTAAAAACTCTAAAGTTTACTTAGGTTCAGCAGAAGTTGCTGCTGTTGCTGCACTTTTAGGAAGACTTCCAACTGTTGAAGAGTATATGGAAATTGTACCTAATAAAATTACTGAGCAAAATAAAGATGGAGTTTATAAATATTTAAATTTCCACCAAGTAACTGCTGAGCAATTAACAAACCTAGTACACTCTTAA
- a CDS encoding TetR/AcrR family transcriptional regulator yields the protein MSAKELKKNNIIENALKLFSKKGFYNTTIPDIAKAMKMSVGNMYNYFASKEELAKYAIKYSTNILANQLKEINHKQISSKEKIFLFTKQYLENVKNSPEVIEYFLRVYLSNREVFAQGCEGFLCVSEFVTEVMILLDEGAQSGEFREQEFFTAFSMIMGCLGGFAFLSGEKVLDKDLIEYSNSISENIYRALKSDKA from the coding sequence TTGTCTGCAAAAGAGTTAAAAAAGAATAATATTATTGAAAATGCACTAAAGTTATTTTCTAAAAAAGGCTTTTATAATACTACTATTCCTGATATAGCAAAAGCCATGAAAATGAGTGTTGGAAATATGTACAATTACTTTGCATCAAAAGAAGAATTAGCAAAATATGCAATTAAATATTCTACAAATATTTTAGCAAATCAGTTAAAAGAGATTAATCATAAACAAATTTCATCAAAAGAAAAAATCTTTTTATTTACAAAACAATATTTGGAAAATGTAAAAAATTCTCCAGAAGTAATTGAATACTTCTTAAGAGTATATCTTTCAAATAGGGAAGTTTTTGCACAAGGATGTGAAGGTTTTTTATGTGTAAGTGAATTTGTAACAGAAGTTATGATATTACTTGATGAAGGTGCACAAAGTGGTGAATTTAGAGAGCAAGAGTTTTTTACTGCTTTTTCTATGATTATGGGATGCCTTGGTGGTTTTGCATTCTTAAGTGGAGAAAAAGTTTTAGATAAAGACTTAATTGAATATTCTAATTCAATTTCTGAAAATATTTATAGAGCATTAAAAAGTGATAAGGCATAA
- a CDS encoding NADH-quinone oxidoreductase subunit B family protein, translating into MIRHKPKVVWIQAITCNGNTHSLLSSNYSRFELFLNSFDFFYHPSLTTQNSLEDVFSLKEIDFLLIEGAISSNKEFYSISNNDTLSLLEKLANKSKYIICVGSCASYGGVHAKFEENKQIKGVSDYLISWNLEKIKHPIINLTGCPVHPEWILQTLFSLKQRETIALDENKRPKEIYYGLAHHGCTRNEYFEWKVEAKSFGVKEGCLFYEQGCRAPMTHSNCNRILWNDVNSKTRAGMPCIGCTEFDFPRNNMLETKKNIGIPMDVPLGINKRAYLTLTGVAKTFKIDRLNKKLIE; encoded by the coding sequence GTGATAAGGCATAAACCAAAAGTTGTTTGGATTCAAGCAATAACATGTAATGGTAATACACACTCTTTATTAAGTTCAAACTATAGTAGGTTTGAACTTTTTTTAAATAGTTTTGATTTTTTTTATCATCCTTCTCTTACTACTCAAAATTCATTAGAAGATGTTTTTTCTTTAAAAGAAATAGATTTTTTATTAATAGAAGGTGCAATAAGTTCTAATAAAGAATTTTATTCAATTTCTAATAATGATACTTTAAGTTTACTTGAAAAACTAGCAAATAAATCAAAATATATAATATGTGTAGGTTCTTGTGCTTCTTATGGTGGAGTTCATGCAAAATTTGAGGAAAATAAGCAAATAAAAGGGGTAAGTGATTATCTTATTTCATGGAATTTAGAAAAAATAAAACACCCTATAATTAATCTTACAGGCTGTCCTGTACATCCTGAATGGATACTTCAAACTCTTTTTTCATTAAAACAAAGAGAAACTATAGCCTTAGATGAAAATAAAAGACCAAAAGAGATATATTATGGTTTAGCTCATCATGGCTGTACTAGAAATGAGTATTTTGAATGGAAAGTTGAAGCAAAAAGTTTTGGAGTAAAAGAGGGATGTTTATTTTATGAACAAGGTTGTAGAGCTCCTATGACACATAGTAATTGTAATAGAATTTTATGGAATGATGTAAATTCAAAAACAAGAGCAGGTATGCCCTGTATTGGTTGTACAGAATTTGATTTTCCAAGAAATAATATGCTAGAAACTAAAAAAAATATTGGTATTCCAATGGATGTACCATTGGGAATTAATAAAAGAGCATATTTAACCCTAACAGGGGTTGCAAAAACTTTTAAAATAGATAGACTAAATAAAAAATTAATTGAGTAG
- a CDS encoding nickel-dependent hydrogenase large subunit, translating into MKTVDIVERIEGEAKLVCSWKENKISDARIEFLNFRGFEYILQNKPILDSLVYTPRICGICGQAHLKATVEALENIYENVNEALVITNKAKLLREIGLNIEIIDSHIKWFYMFIMPDIAKLSNDIKYNKYEPLKGSLWLNASRVASETIKAIAIIGGQWPHTSYMIPGGVMSDPTLFDLTSMQNYLEQAIIFFENTLGGIDFEEYLAFSNMEDFLKTNGSLIDFKNIAFKNNLEKIGKAYDSHIVLGSSSLFESGKIKIKNISKIDSSKISESSINTFKVNISKKENEYTWSKTALYANEFYETGPLSRALISNRKFIKTIHKEYQDSVFTRVLARMDELAHLLYTTKKLISKVDTSEPSFIKPKYSLNDIETAIGSSFIEASRGSLSHKVEVSKGLIKTYDVITPTVWNLGPGIKDKYGVAQKAIVGLDSISKAEIVLRSFDICSVCTTH; encoded by the coding sequence ATGAAAACAGTTGATATAGTTGAAAGAATAGAAGGTGAAGCAAAACTAGTATGTTCTTGGAAAGAAAATAAAATTTCTGATGCAAGAATTGAGTTTTTAAATTTTAGAGGTTTTGAGTATATTTTACAAAATAAACCTATTTTAGATTCATTAGTATATACACCAAGAATTTGTGGAATTTGTGGACAAGCTCATCTAAAAGCAACTGTTGAAGCTTTAGAAAATATTTATGAAAATGTAAATGAAGCTTTAGTTATTACAAATAAAGCAAAATTATTAAGAGAAATAGGTTTAAATATAGAAATTATTGATTCCCATATTAAATGGTTTTATATGTTTATTATGCCTGATATTGCAAAATTATCAAATGATATTAAATATAATAAATATGAACCTTTAAAGGGTTCTTTATGGTTAAATGCTTCAAGAGTGGCTAGTGAGACTATTAAAGCAATAGCAATAATTGGTGGACAATGGCCACATACTTCATATATGATACCTGGTGGGGTTATGAGTGATCCCACACTATTTGATTTAACTTCAATGCAAAACTATTTAGAACAAGCAATTATTTTTTTTGAAAATACTTTAGGTGGTATAGATTTTGAAGAGTATTTAGCTTTTAGCAATATGGAAGATTTTCTAAAAACTAATGGTTCTTTAATTGATTTTAAAAATATAGCTTTTAAAAATAATTTGGAAAAAATTGGTAAAGCCTATGATTCTCATATAGTTTTAGGTTCTAGCTCTTTATTTGAAAGTGGAAAAATTAAAATAAAAAATATAAGTAAAATAGATAGCTCAAAAATCTCTGAAAGTAGTATAAATACTTTTAAAGTTAATATTTCAAAAAAAGAAAATGAATATACTTGGTCAAAAACAGCTTTATATGCCAATGAATTTTATGAAACAGGTCCTTTATCAAGGGCACTAATTTCAAATAGAAAATTTATAAAAACTATACATAAAGAGTATCAAGATAGTGTTTTTACAAGAGTATTAGCTAGGATGGATGAATTGGCACATCTTTTATATACTACTAAAAAATTAATTTCAAAAGTAGATACTAGTGAACCTTCTTTTATAAAACCTAAATATTCTTTAAATGATATTGAAACTGCAATAGGTAGTTCTTTTATAGAAGCTTCAAGAGGCTCATTATCTCATAAAGTAGAAGTAAGTAAAGGATTAATTAAAACTTATGATGTAATTACTCCTACTGTTTGGAATTTGGGACCTGGAATAAAAGATAAATATGGAGTTGCACAAAAAGCAATTGTTGGTTTAGATTCTATATCAAAAGCAGAAATAGTTTTAAGAAGTTTTGATATATGTTCTGTATGTACTACACACTAA
- a CDS encoding hydrogenase small subunit has translation MVDSQDMVKKVFTQKSARIDTNKGEEYYNCLFENAKQRISMLQKQPALKDIDMIDVIESEGINRRDFMKWVSATTATLMLPPMFEPLVAQATELMNRVPVVWIELQDCAGNSEALLRSSAPTVDDLLFDVLSLEFHETLQAAAGHDADRQLEEAVEHFKGKYLLFVEGAIPMANDGKYGTIGASGETFHEHLMRMSKDAAAVVAVGTCATFGGIPAAAPNPTGAVGVMDLVKGKPVVNIPACPANPANMVGVILHFVLTGQIPELDSLLRPKFAFGYRIHDNCERRAHFDAGEFVEEWGDIGAQNNWCLYKVGCKGPMTFNNCSIIRYNEGTNWPVGVGRGCIGCSEPDFWDKYAYERPMANANIKAPTGGVEKTVDEFGLGLLTATTIGIGLHAVASAIAGKKSEQNEEE, from the coding sequence ATGGTAGATTCTCAAGATATGGTAAAAAAAGTTTTTACCCAAAAATCTGCAAGAATTGATACAAATAAAGGTGAGGAGTACTACAACTGCTTATTTGAAAATGCAAAACAAAGAATATCTATGCTACAAAAACAGCCAGCATTAAAAGACATAGATATGATAGATGTAATTGAAAGTGAAGGTATTAATAGAAGAGATTTTATGAAGTGGGTTAGTGCTACTACAGCAACACTTATGCTTCCTCCTATGTTTGAACCTTTAGTTGCACAAGCTACAGAGCTTATGAATAGAGTTCCTGTTGTTTGGATTGAGTTACAAGACTGTGCGGGGAATTCTGAAGCACTTTTAAGAAGTTCTGCTCCTACAGTTGATGATTTGCTTTTTGATGTGCTTAGTTTAGAGTTTCATGAAACACTACAAGCTGCTGCTGGACATGATGCTGATAGACAACTTGAAGAAGCGGTTGAACACTTTAAAGGAAAATATTTACTATTTGTTGAGGGTGCTATTCCTATGGCAAATGATGGTAAATATGGAACTATTGGTGCAAGTGGAGAGACATTTCATGAACATTTAATGAGAATGTCAAAAGATGCAGCAGCAGTTGTTGCGGTTGGTACATGTGCTACTTTTGGAGGAATTCCAGCTGCTGCTCCTAACCCAACAGGTGCTGTTGGAGTTATGGATTTAGTAAAAGGTAAACCTGTTGTAAATATTCCTGCTTGTCCTGCAAACCCAGCTAATATGGTTGGTGTTATTTTACACTTTGTTTTAACTGGTCAAATCCCTGAATTAGACTCACTTTTAAGACCCAAATTTGCTTTTGGATATAGAATTCATGATAACTGTGAAAGAAGAGCACACTTTGATGCGGGTGAATTTGTTGAAGAATGGGGAGATATAGGTGCACAAAATAATTGGTGTTTATATAAAGTTGGTTGTAAAGGACCAATGACTTTTAATAATTGTTCTATTATAAGATACAACGAAGGTACAAACTGGCCAGTTGGTGTTGGTAGAGGTTGTATTGGATGTAGTGAACCTGACTTTTGGGATAAATATGCTTATGAAAGACCAATGGCAAATGCAAATATTAAAGCTCCAACTGGTGGAGTAGAAAAGACTGTTGATGAGTTTGGTCTTGGATTATTAACTGCTACAACAATTGGTATTGGACTACATGCAGTTGCAAGTGCAATTGCTGGTAAAAAATCAGAACAAAATGAGGAAGAATAA
- a CDS encoding nickel-dependent hydrogenase large subunit, which yields MTKKHLVIDPITRIEGHLRIEAIIDENNVVTDAYASSTMFRGIEEILKGRDPRDCGLLAMRICGVCTGTHYQRSIEAVEHAFGITIPKNARLVRNLMQGALYVHDHIVHFYHLHALDWVDITEALKADPKKAVAEAQKWASVSGELPFNASEDVYKEVQERVTKYIKQGRLGIFGNAYWGSKGFKLNPEQNLIGLSHYLDALEIQRELGKMMAIFGGKNPHPQSLVVGGVTCVQDIKNPSRIAEFKQILKKGRKFCKQAYLPDVYMAGTMYADEALEGIGGGIGNFMSYGDFNLDDLPFYKASKLFPSGIVKNKDLSKVYELDQTKITEDVTHAWYEGNSNLHPFDGETKPNYTGFGKKEENIAYLDTKNKYSWIKSPLYDDERMEVGPLARMIVGVAKGDERITKYVTTFLKNGNLPTKVLFSTVGRTAARAIETELMADIMMQWCDELASNVAHGDLSTWTEFDFDKVSKDAQGYGMAEAPRGGLGHWVKIKDGKVVNYQAVVPSTWNAAPRDYKGRLGAYESSLIGTKVANVEQPLEILRTVHSFDPCIACAVHLIDTKGKELGVYKVDPVGGCRA from the coding sequence ATGACAAAAAAACATTTAGTAATTGATCCAATCACAAGAATTGAAGGACATCTTAGAATTGAAGCAATCATTGATGAAAATAACGTTGTAACTGATGCCTATGCTTCTTCTACTATGTTTAGAGGTATTGAGGAGATTTTAAAAGGAAGAGATCCAAGAGACTGTGGACTTTTAGCTATGAGAATTTGTGGAGTTTGTACAGGTACACACTACCAAAGAAGTATAGAGGCTGTTGAGCATGCTTTTGGTATTACAATTCCAAAAAATGCAAGACTAGTTAGAAACTTAATGCAAGGTGCTTTATATGTACATGACCATATTGTTCACTTCTATCATTTACATGCACTAGACTGGGTAGATATAACAGAAGCATTAAAAGCTGACCCTAAAAAAGCAGTAGCAGAAGCTCAAAAATGGGCAAGTGTATCAGGTGAACTTCCATTTAATGCAAGTGAAGATGTATATAAAGAAGTACAAGAAAGAGTAACAAAATATATTAAACAAGGAAGACTTGGAATTTTTGGAAATGCTTATTGGGGTTCAAAAGGTTTTAAATTAAATCCTGAGCAAAACTTAATAGGACTTTCTCACTATTTAGATGCATTAGAAATTCAAAGAGAACTTGGAAAAATGATGGCTATATTTGGAGGGAAAAATCCACATCCACAATCACTTGTTGTTGGTGGGGTAACTTGTGTTCAAGATATTAAAAACCCTTCAAGAATTGCTGAATTTAAACAAATTCTTAAAAAAGGTAGAAAATTCTGTAAGCAAGCATATTTACCTGATGTTTATATGGCTGGAACTATGTATGCAGATGAAGCCTTAGAAGGTATTGGTGGGGGAATTGGAAACTTTATGTCTTATGGAGATTTTAATTTAGATGATTTACCATTTTATAAAGCTTCTAAACTTTTCCCATCAGGAATTGTAAAAAATAAAGATTTATCAAAAGTTTATGAATTAGACCAAACAAAAATTACAGAAGATGTAACTCATGCTTGGTATGAAGGGAACTCAAATTTACACCCATTTGATGGTGAAACAAAACCAAATTATACAGGTTTTGGTAAAAAAGAGGAAAATATTGCTTATTTAGATACTAAAAATAAGTATTCGTGGATTAAATCACCACTATATGATGATGAGAGAATGGAAGTTGGTCCACTAGCAAGGATGATTGTAGGAGTTGCAAAAGGTGATGAAAGAATTACTAAATATGTAACTACATTCTTAAAAAATGGAAATTTACCAACAAAAGTATTATTCTCAACAGTTGGAAGAACAGCTGCTCGTGCAATAGAGACTGAACTTATGGCTGATATTATGATGCAATGGTGTGATGAATTAGCTTCAAATGTTGCCCATGGAGATTTATCTACTTGGACAGAATTTGATTTTGACAAAGTTTCAAAAGATGCACAAGGTTATGGAATGGCTGAAGCTCCAAGGGGAGGATTAGGACATTGGGTTAAGATTAAAGATGGAAAAGTTGTAAATTATCAAGCAGTAGTTCCTTCAACTTGGAATGCAGCACCTAGGGATTATAAAGGAAGACTAGGGGCATATGAGTCATCTTTAATTGGAACAAAAGTTGCTAATGTTGAGCAACCATTGGAGATTTTAAGAACAGTACATAGTTTTGACCCTTGTATTGCTTGTGCGGTTCACTTAATTGATACAAAAGGGAAAGAATTAGGTGTTTATAAAGTAGATCCAGTAGGGGGATGCCGTGCCTAA